From the Butyrivibrio fibrisolvens genome, one window contains:
- a CDS encoding DUF5721 family protein codes for MIVLQITHTKNFMNTLLRGSDFDEFLLEEAVIKAGNSYTIDGHINKEFYGDLVSEEAPYELSRWSDIKSVCFELIKGRHTPLGFKFIMQVKPEHTDALLEKKGSALTSRDVAFVINVKFAEGITTITSAAAIRTFSLDKSYEQIWDESIKRFLASHNIEFEEI; via the coding sequence ATGATTGTTTTACAGATTACTCACACTAAAAATTTCATGAACACTTTGCTTAGGGGAAGTGATTTTGATGAATTTCTTTTGGAAGAAGCGGTTATTAAGGCCGGCAACTCTTATACAATAGATGGGCATATCAATAAAGAGTTTTATGGAGATCTTGTATCAGAAGAGGCTCCTTATGAGCTATCCAGATGGAGCGATATTAAGAGTGTATGCTTTGAGCTTATCAAAGGGCGTCATACACCTTTGGGATTTAAGTTTATCATGCAGGTTAAGCCCGAGCATACTGATGCGCTTCTTGAAAAGAAGGGATCAGCTCTTACAAGTAGGGATGTAGCATTTGTTATTAATGTTAAGTTTGCAGAAGGTATCACCACTATAACAAGTGCTGCTGCGATTAGAACATTCTCTTTAGATAAGTCTTACGAGCAGATCTGGGATGAGAGCATAAAAAGGTTCCTTGCTTCTCATAATATCGAATTTGAAGAGATATAA
- a CDS encoding Hpt domain-containing protein, which produces MNAELKQELIDWGVNWEEVKARLVGNEDLVEKFMLKFIDDPSMERLKKGLDNNDPKEAFQGAHALKGVASNLALEGDGFLNQIKEITEILRPERIDNAPQVYEKLRPKYDELIRILSKYK; this is translated from the coding sequence ATGAATGCTGAGCTTAAACAGGAACTGATAGACTGGGGCGTTAACTGGGAAGAAGTCAAAGCACGTCTTGTAGGTAATGAAGATCTGGTTGAGAAGTTCATGCTCAAATTTATAGATGATCCTAGTATGGAAAGACTTAAAAAGGGCCTTGATAACAACGATCCCAAAGAAGCTTTCCAGGGAGCTCATGCCCTTAAAGGTGTAGCCTCAAACCTTGCTCTGGAAGGTGATGGTTTTCTTAATCAGATCAAAGAAATAACTGAGATCTTAAGACCCGAGAGAATAGATAATGCTCCTCAAGTCTATGAGAAGTTAAGACCAAAGTATGACGAGCTTATAAGAATTCTTAGTAAATATAAATGA
- the prfA gene encoding peptide chain release factor 1, whose product MLDKLEAILHRYEEIGMVLTEPDVASDADRFRRLMKEQSDLTPLVEKYLEYKKCKEAIEDSMQMLEEETDPEMRQMLKDECNENSERLPLLEQDLKILLIPKNPDDDKNVIVEIRAGVGGDEAALFASDLYRMYVKYAESKGFRTSLINVEEIGIGGMKTVSFMVEGSGAYAKLKYESGVHRVQRVPVTESGGRIHTSTATVAVMPEVEDDVDIDIPPEDVRMDITRASGNGGQGVNTTDSAVRLTHLPTGIVIYSQTERSQLQNKAKAWALLRAKLYDLKIQEQHDSEAELRRSQIGTGDRSEKIRTYNFPQGRVTDHRIKVTLHRIEDVLNGDLDELVDALTTADQAAKLLKMQE is encoded by the coding sequence ATGTTAGATAAACTTGAAGCTATATTGCACAGATATGAAGAAATCGGAATGGTACTTACTGAACCTGATGTGGCATCAGATGCTGACAGATTCAGAAGACTTATGAAAGAACAAAGCGATCTTACACCACTTGTTGAGAAGTATTTAGAGTACAAAAAGTGTAAAGAAGCTATAGAAGACAGCATGCAGATGCTGGAAGAAGAGACAGATCCTGAGATGAGACAGATGCTCAAAGATGAGTGCAATGAAAACTCAGAAAGACTTCCTTTGCTTGAACAGGATCTTAAGATACTTCTGATACCTAAGAATCCGGATGATGATAAGAACGTAATCGTCGAGATAAGAGCAGGCGTAGGCGGAGATGAAGCTGCGCTCTTTGCGTCTGACCTATATCGTATGTATGTTAAATATGCTGAAAGTAAAGGCTTTAGAACATCACTTATCAACGTTGAAGAAATAGGTATAGGCGGAATGAAGACTGTAAGCTTCATGGTTGAAGGAAGCGGTGCCTATGCTAAGCTTAAATATGAAAGCGGAGTTCACAGAGTACAAAGAGTACCTGTTACAGAATCCGGCGGAAGAATTCATACATCTACAGCTACTGTAGCTGTTATGCCTGAGGTTGAGGATGATGTTGATATCGATATACCTCCGGAAGATGTTCGTATGGATATTACAAGAGCATCAGGTAATGGTGGTCAGGGAGTTAATACTACAGACTCTGCTGTAAGACTTACCCACCTTCCTACAGGTATAGTCATCTATTCACAGACAGAGCGATCACAGCTTCAGAATAAGGCTAAGGCATGGGCTCTTCTTCGTGCCAAGCTTTATGATCTTAAGATCCAGGAGCAGCACGACAGTGAAGCTGAGCTTAGACGCAGTCAGATAGGAACAGGAGACCGATCTGAGAAGATCCGTACATATAATTTCCCTCAGGGAAGAGTTACAGACCATAGGATCAAGGTTACACTTCACAGAATAGAAGATGTACTAAACGGTGATCTTGATGAGCTTGTAGATGCTCTTACAACTGCAGATCAGGCTGCAAAGCTTCTGAAGATGCAGGAATGA
- the prmC gene encoding peptide chain release factor N(5)-glutamine methyltransferase, with amino-acid sequence MIYSDIYKNASIRLKEAGVPEYQLDARLLLEYVCGTDYNTLLVHGDRDVSPEEEKKYNELIEKRASRVPLAYIVGYQEFMGLTFDVNENVLVPNQDTETLAEEALRELSDGMRFMDLCTGSGCVALSILNYTNDTSCVMTDISDKAIEVATGNRDRLGFSDRAEIVKTDLFPQDDDKKFDMIVSNPPYIRTDVIATLPPEVGKGEPYIALDGGQDGLIFYRRIIENAPKWLYTSGWLMMEIGYDQGDAVAGLMKDGGFHEVEVIKDLGGNDRVVRGCLY; translated from the coding sequence ATGATTTATTCAGATATTTATAAAAATGCATCCATTAGACTAAAGGAAGCCGGTGTGCCGGAGTATCAGCTCGACGCCCGGCTTCTTCTTGAATATGTATGCGGCACTGATTATAATACGCTTCTGGTTCATGGAGACAGGGATGTGTCGCCTGAAGAAGAAAAGAAGTATAATGAACTTATAGAAAAAAGAGCGTCCAGGGTCCCTCTTGCCTATATAGTAGGATATCAGGAATTTATGGGACTTACATTTGATGTTAATGAGAATGTACTTGTGCCGAATCAGGATACAGAGACTCTTGCAGAAGAAGCATTGAGAGAACTATCTGACGGAATGCGCTTTATGGATCTTTGCACAGGATCCGGATGCGTTGCGCTTAGTATTCTTAATTATACCAATGATACAAGCTGTGTCATGACAGATATATCCGATAAGGCTATAGAAGTTGCGACAGGTAACAGGGACAGACTTGGTTTTAGCGATAGAGCTGAAATTGTTAAGACGGATCTTTTTCCACAAGATGACGATAAGAAGTTTGATATGATCGTATCAAATCCACCTTATATCAGAACTGATGTTATAGCCACGCTCCCTCCTGAAGTGGGCAAGGGCGAGCCGTATATAGCGCTTGACGGCGGACAAGACGGCCTTATATTCTATAGACGCATAATTGAAAATGCACCTAAATGGCTGTATACAAGTGGCTGGCTTATGATGGAGATAGGATATGATCAGGGCGATGCTGTTGCTGGCCTTATGAAAGATGGCGGATTCCATGAAGTGGAAGTCATAAAAGATCTGGGCGGCAATGACAGAGTTGTAAGAGGATGCCTGTATTAG
- a CDS encoding DUF1385 domain-containing protein, translated as MKKKITHYSGIGGQAVLEGVMMRNKDLYAVAVRKPDGQVHVEIDEYHGILSGSPLLRIPFIRGIFVFIDSLVLGTKALNRSADFYEDEEEDATGADKAADAVTGGNGDKFFSVLTTIFAFALAIGLFLILPERLSAWMNTYLQSQALQAVAEGIIRIAIFILYILAITLMPDIKRLFRYHGAEHKCINCIESGLPLTVSNVKRSSRFHKRCGSSFILFVLVVSIILFMFINTESVAMKLLYRILLLPVVSGISYELIRFAGKSDNPVISIISKPGLLLQRLTTKEPDDSMIEVGIASVEAIFDWKTYQKDVFGFDFADEDEEDVLE; from the coding sequence ATGAAAAAGAAGATTACCCATTATTCGGGAATTGGAGGACAGGCAGTACTTGAGGGGGTTATGATGCGCAATAAGGACCTTTATGCAGTCGCTGTTCGCAAACCCGATGGACAGGTACATGTCGAAATAGATGAGTATCATGGTATTTTATCAGGATCGCCTCTTCTTAGGATTCCATTTATACGAGGAATTTTTGTTTTTATAGATTCACTTGTTCTTGGTACTAAGGCTCTTAACAGATCTGCGGACTTTTACGAGGATGAAGAAGAGGATGCTACAGGCGCTGACAAGGCGGCTGATGCTGTTACGGGCGGTAATGGAGATAAGTTTTTCTCTGTTTTAACTACGATATTTGCATTTGCGCTTGCTATAGGTCTTTTTCTGATACTTCCCGAAAGACTGTCTGCATGGATGAATACTTACCTTCAGAGTCAGGCGCTTCAGGCTGTAGCTGAGGGTATTATAAGAATTGCTATCTTCATTTTGTATATTCTTGCTATCACACTTATGCCTGATATTAAGAGGCTTTTCAGATATCATGGAGCTGAACATAAGTGTATTAACTGCATCGAATCAGGGCTTCCGCTTACTGTATCCAATGTAAAGCGCTCCTCTAGATTCCACAAAAGATGCGGAAGCAGTTTTATACTATTTGTTCTTGTTGTAAGTATCATATTGTTTATGTTTATCAATACCGAAAGCGTAGCGATGAAGCTTCTGTATCGTATATTGCTTCTTCCTGTTGTTTCGGGCATATCCTACGAACTTATCCGTTTTGCAGGTAAAAGTGATAATCCGGTTATATCTATTATCTCTAAGCCGGGACTTCTTCTTCAGCGTCTGACTACCAAGGAGCCGGATGATTCGATGATCGAAGTCGGTATTGCTTCTGTAGAGGCTATTTTCGATTGGAAAACCTATCAGAAGGATGTTTTCGGATTTGATTTTGCTGATGAAGATGAGGAAGATGTTCTGGAATGA
- the rpmE gene encoding 50S ribosomal protein L31: MKQDLQPEFYQATVTCNCGNTFTVGSTKKEIHVEICSKCHPFYTGQQKAASARGRIDRFNKKYGIKTEA, translated from the coding sequence ATGAAGCAGGATTTACAGCCAGAATTCTATCAGGCAACAGTTACATGCAACTGCGGCAATACTTTCACAGTAGGTTCCACAAAGAAGGAGATTCACGTAGAAATTTGTTCTAAGTGCCATCCATTCTACACTGGCCAGCAGAAGGCAGCTTCAGCTCGTGGTCGTATTGACAGATTCAACAAGAAGTACGGCATCAAGACAGAAGCTTAA
- the rlmB gene encoding 23S rRNA (guanosine(2251)-2'-O)-methyltransferase RlmB, with the protein MADDAVDEEIEVPENSLAIEGRNAVVEAFRSGKTIDKLYVLDGCTDGAVSTIRREAKKAGTIVKFVSRERLDQISITGKHQGVIAFAAAYDYSEIEDIFSKAEAEGKAPFVLILDNIEDPHNLGAIIRSANVAGAHGVIIPKNRAVGLTATVAKTSAGALNYTPVVKVTNISKTIEDLKKRGMWFVCADMDGKPMYDLDLTGPIGLVIGNEGSGVSRLVREKCDMIASIPVNGEIESLNASVAAGVLAYEIVRQRRMKK; encoded by the coding sequence ATGGCAGATGATGCTGTGGACGAAGAGATTGAGGTTCCGGAGAATTCTCTTGCTATAGAAGGAAGAAATGCAGTAGTAGAAGCTTTTAGAAGTGGTAAGACTATAGACAAGCTCTACGTTCTTGATGGATGCACAGATGGCGCTGTATCTACTATCCGTCGTGAAGCCAAAAAGGCTGGAACTATCGTTAAGTTCGTTTCAAGAGAACGTCTTGATCAGATATCTATAACAGGTAAGCACCAGGGAGTTATCGCTTTTGCTGCAGCATATGATTATTCTGAGATAGAAGATATATTCAGCAAGGCAGAAGCTGAAGGAAAGGCTCCTTTTGTTCTTATTCTAGATAATATCGAAGATCCTCACAACCTTGGAGCTATCATAAGAAGTGCCAATGTTGCAGGAGCTCATGGTGTTATCATACCCAAAAACCGCGCAGTTGGCCTTACAGCTACAGTGGCCAAGACTTCTGCAGGCGCGCTTAACTATACACCTGTTGTAAAGGTTACCAATATCTCTAAGACCATAGAGGACCTCAAAAAGCGCGGAATGTGGTTTGTATGCGCAGACATGGATGGCAAGCCTATGTATGATCTTGATCTTACAGGCCCTATAGGACTTGTTATAGGCAATGAAGGATCAGGCGTTAGCAGACTGGTAAGAGAAAAGTGTGATATGATCGCATCTATCCCTGTTAATGGTGAGATCGAATCCTTGAATGCATCTGTTGCTGCCGGAGTCCTTGCATACGAGATCGTACGTCAGCGCAGAATGAAGAAATAA
- a CDS encoding Mini-ribonuclease 3 produces the protein MEKGLNDYNIGPDSEIMDESCESACINSSDIADLAGVIRDSFGLKKIDMRTYSPLALAFIGDSVYEIIIRSLVTEQSNRPANTLNKAKVHYVNAAAQAFIIDSIMDRLSEEEAAVYHRGRNAKSYTSAKNQSVIDYRKATGLEALCGYLYLAGRLDRVLELVQYGVKLLDSKDGK, from the coding sequence ATGGAAAAAGGTCTGAATGATTACAATATAGGCCCTGATAGTGAAATTATGGATGAATCTTGCGAAAGTGCCTGCATAAACAGCAGTGATATAGCTGACCTTGCAGGTGTTATCCGTGATTCATTCGGACTTAAGAAGATAGATATGAGAACGTATTCACCACTTGCGCTTGCATTTATAGGTGATAGCGTATATGAGATAATAATACGTTCTCTTGTTACTGAACAGTCCAACAGGCCTGCCAATACCCTGAACAAGGCCAAGGTGCACTATGTTAATGCTGCAGCTCAGGCATTTATAATAGACTCTATCATGGACAGATTGTCTGAAGAAGAAGCTGCAGTGTATCATAGAGGAAGGAATGCCAAGTCCTACACAAGTGCCAAGAATCAGTCGGTGATCGATTATCGCAAAGCTACAGGGCTTGAAGCTTTGTGTGGTTATCTGTATCTGGCCGGGAGACTTGACAGAGTGCTGGAGCTTGTACAATATGGTGTGAAGCTTCTTGATTCTAAAGATGGGAAATAA
- the cysS gene encoding cysteine--tRNA ligase has protein sequence MAHKFTFYNTLSRNIEEFNPREEGKVSMYTCGPTVYHYAHIGNIRTYIMQDVLIKSLMYAGYDVKRVMNITDVGHLSSDADTGEDKMLAGAKREHKSVMEIAKYYTDAFFADFDAVGNKRPDVIEPATNCIPEFIHMIEVLLEKGYAYVAGGNVYFDTSKLKDYYVFSSEVEKEALQVGVRDDVEEDANKKNKTDFVLWFTKSKFEDQALKWESPWGVGYPGWHIECSCIAMKHLGEYIDIHCGGVDNIFPHHTNEIAQSESYLGHEWCKYWFHSNHLNDQSGKMSKSKGAVLTVSVLKEKGYDPLVYRFFCLQSHYRKPLVFSFDALDQAAATFNKLVKRVAELKDDGAVDEAVLKDFEAKFADSVCGDLNTAMAITILYDALKADTNDKTKLAIIESFDKVLSLDLIAHAKALSEEGTSVDPELEKYVLDAIERRAQAKKAKDFATADAIRNELLEKGIEIKDTREGVVWKKV, from the coding sequence ATGGCTCATAAGTTTACTTTTTATAATACACTTTCCAGAAATATAGAAGAGTTTAACCCCAGAGAAGAAGGCAAGGTATCTATGTATACCTGCGGACCTACTGTTTATCATTATGCGCATATCGGTAATATCAGAACTTATATCATGCAGGATGTTCTTATCAAATCCCTTATGTATGCAGGTTATGACGTTAAGAGAGTTATGAATATCACTGACGTAGGACACCTTTCATCAGATGCTGATACAGGCGAAGACAAGATGCTTGCCGGTGCTAAGAGAGAGCACAAGAGCGTTATGGAGATTGCCAAGTACTATACAGATGCTTTCTTTGCAGATTTTGATGCTGTTGGCAATAAGAGACCTGACGTGATAGAGCCAGCTACTAATTGCATCCCTGAGTTTATCCATATGATTGAAGTTCTCCTTGAAAAGGGATATGCATATGTTGCCGGAGGCAATGTTTACTTTGATACCAGTAAGCTCAAAGATTATTATGTTTTCTCTTCAGAAGTCGAGAAAGAGGCTCTTCAGGTTGGCGTTCGTGATGATGTAGAAGAGGATGCCAATAAGAAAAACAAGACAGACTTCGTCCTTTGGTTTACAAAGTCCAAATTTGAAGATCAGGCACTTAAGTGGGAAAGCCCATGGGGCGTTGGATATCCCGGATGGCATATAGAGTGCTCATGCATCGCTATGAAGCATCTTGGTGAATATATCGATATCCACTGCGGCGGCGTTGACAATATTTTCCCTCATCATACCAATGAGATCGCTCAGTCTGAAAGCTATTTGGGACATGAATGGTGCAAATACTGGTTCCATTCCAATCACCTTAACGATCAGTCAGGCAAGATGAGTAAGAGTAAGGGTGCTGTACTTACAGTATCTGTACTCAAAGAAAAAGGATATGATCCGCTTGTTTACAGATTCTTCTGCCTGCAGTCTCATTACAGGAAGCCTCTCGTATTCTCATTTGATGCACTTGATCAGGCAGCAGCTACATTCAATAAGCTTGTAAAGAGAGTAGCTGAACTTAAGGATGACGGAGCTGTAGATGAAGCTGTACTTAAGGACTTTGAAGCAAAGTTTGCAGACAGCGTATGCGGTGATCTTAATACTGCAATGGCTATCACTATATTGTATGATGCTCTTAAAGCCGATACTAATGATAAGACCAAGCTTGCTATCATAGAAAGTTTTGACAAGGTTCTGTCACTTGATCTGATAGCTCATGCTAAGGCTCTTTCTGAAGAAGGTACAAGTGTAGATCCTGAGCTTGAGAAATATGTACTTGATGCTATTGAGAGAAGAGCACAAGCCAAGAAGGCTAAGGATTTTGCAACAGCAGATGCTATCAGAAACGAGCTTCTTGAGAAAGGTATTGAGATCAAAGATACAAGAGAAGGCGTAGTATGGAAAAAGGTCTGA
- the ispF gene encoding 2-C-methyl-D-erythritol 2,4-cyclodiphosphate synthase, whose amino-acid sequence MRIGMGYDVHRLAENRKLIIGGVDIPYEKGLDGHSDADVLVHAIMDALLGAAALGDIGKLFPDTDPEFKGADSMKLLAEVGRRLDEARFIVENIDATIIAQRPKMRPYIDTMRQNIADVLGLDITQVNVKATTEEGLGFTGSGEGISSQAICLLTTPMDAPSRNATFQTGEASSDGGCAACPGCGMNS is encoded by the coding sequence ATGCGTATAGGAATGGGATACGATGTTCACCGCCTTGCAGAAAACAGAAAGCTTATAATCGGCGGCGTTGACATCCCTTATGAAAAAGGACTTGATGGACATTCAGATGCGGATGTTCTTGTTCATGCAATAATGGATGCGCTTCTTGGCGCAGCAGCTCTTGGAGATATAGGTAAGCTTTTTCCGGATACAGATCCTGAATTTAAAGGAGCTGATTCTATGAAGCTTCTGGCTGAAGTTGGCAGAAGGCTGGATGAGGCACGTTTTATAGTAGAGAATATTGATGCTACCATTATCGCTCAAAGACCTAAGATGAGACCTTATATTGACACTATGAGACAGAATATTGCTGATGTTCTGGGACTTGATATCACTCAGGTCAATGTTAAGGCTACTACAGAAGAGGGACTTGGGTTTACTGGATCTGGAGAAGGTATATCTTCTCAGGCTATATGCCTTCTGACAACTCCTATGGATGCACCGTCAAGGAATGCGACATTCCAGACCGGTGAAGCGTCAAGCGACGGAGGCTGTGCAGCCTGTCCGGGATGTGGTATGAACTCTTGA
- a CDS encoding AzlD domain-containing protein, whose product MYNVYVYILVMAIVTYLIRVVPLALIRKEIKSPFIKSFLFYVPYATLAAMTFPSILMTQGLSLAAGIAGLVTALVLSYLRKNLLTVAACACGAALVIEVLINVL is encoded by the coding sequence ATGTACAATGTATATGTTTATATTTTGGTTATGGCTATAGTTACTTATCTTATCAGGGTAGTTCCACTTGCTCTTATAAGAAAAGAGATCAAAAGCCCATTCATAAAGTCATTTCTTTTTTATGTTCCGTATGCTACACTAGCAGCGATGACTTTTCCTTCTATACTTATGACGCAGGGACTTAGCCTTGCAGCAGGGATAGCCGGACTTGTAACAGCACTTGTTCTTTCCTATCTAAGGAAGAATCTTCTGACTGTTGCTGCATGTGCCTGCGGAGCAGCTCTTGTAATTGAAGTACTTATTAATGTATTATGA
- a CDS encoding AzlC family ABC transporter permease: MDNASEYRRGLKNGIPICTGYIAVSFAFGIAAGSKGLTTLQAVIMSITNVTSAGQYASLDSIRDGVSLVEMAILQFIINLRYMLMSTALTQKLSPKTGIIHRMCIAYGVTDEIFALSVLNKGELKPAYSYGLISISVFGWILGTFLGAFAGQILPPILIACLGLAIYGMFIAIIIPPSRDNKAVMCVVICAMLFSCIMTFAPVLKNLKSGMRIIIVTVIISTLAAVFFPVRSAED; this comes from the coding sequence ATGGATAATGCTTCAGAATACCGCAGGGGACTTAAAAACGGCATACCGATCTGCACAGGATATATAGCGGTTTCTTTTGCTTTTGGAATAGCTGCCGGAAGTAAGGGCCTTACAACTCTTCAGGCAGTGATCATGTCTATTACTAATGTAACTAGCGCAGGACAGTATGCATCGCTTGATTCTATAAGAGATGGGGTGTCTCTTGTGGAAATGGCGATACTGCAATTTATCATAAATCTTAGATACATGCTCATGTCTACAGCGCTTACTCAAAAGCTGTCTCCTAAAACAGGCATCATTCACAGGATGTGTATTGCTTATGGTGTGACAGATGAGATATTTGCGCTGAGCGTACTTAATAAAGGAGAGCTAAAGCCTGCATATTCATACGGACTCATCAGCATTTCTGTTTTTGGATGGATACTTGGGACGTTTTTGGGAGCCTTTGCCGGACAGATTCTTCCGCCGATACTTATCGCTTGCCTTGGTCTTGCGATATATGGGATGTTCATAGCGATCATCATTCCGCCTTCCAGAGATAACAAGGCTGTGATGTGCGTAGTAATATGCGCTATGCTCTTTTCCTGCATTATGACCTTTGCACCGGTTCTTAAAAATCTCAAATCAGGCATGAGGATCATCATTGTAACAGTGATCATAAGTACGCTTGCGGCAGTATTTTTCCCTGTCAGAAGTGCGGAAGACTAG
- a CDS encoding alanyl-tRNA editing protein produces MISPIIKLYDEDAYTTSFEAVVVKSDVITEGDHKGARKLLLDRTAFFPEEGGQEADFGTINGAQVLDVQIEKSEEGELIFHTVVADIEAGESVHGVVDWDHRFDQMQQHSGEHIFSGTVHNKYGYDNVGFHLSRQVVTMDFNGPLDDEQVLEIERKVNEVIVRNLDIEISWPSKDELDKLQYRSKKELEGDVRIVTIPGVDVCACCAPHVRKTGEIGFLKVLGRQNYKGGVRIFIECGLRALKTLGREHTLIQDLAGSLTTSIENVPGQVCKLKDELYEVKGSLQKAKAELLSYKLKEIPKNQKNVTVFVQDMDNKSIQNAINDLTVSHAGFCSFFVLTENGYRFVSGIADGDARKVAAALKQRFGAKGGGSDKMVQGSMPYAPEDEIRKIIDEIED; encoded by the coding sequence ATGATAAGTCCGATAATTAAATTATATGATGAAGATGCCTATACTACCTCGTTTGAAGCAGTAGTTGTTAAGAGTGATGTGATCACAGAAGGCGATCACAAGGGAGCAAGGAAGCTCCTTCTTGACAGAACAGCTTTTTTCCCTGAAGAGGGAGGACAGGAGGCTGACTTTGGAACCATAAACGGAGCTCAGGTTCTTGATGTTCAGATTGAAAAAAGTGAGGAAGGTGAGCTGATATTCCACACAGTAGTTGCTGATATTGAAGCCGGTGAAAGCGTTCATGGCGTGGTTGACTGGGATCACCGTTTTGATCAGATGCAGCAGCATTCAGGAGAACATATCTTCTCCGGGACAGTTCACAATAAATATGGCTATGACAATGTTGGCTTTCACCTTAGCAGGCAGGTAGTTACAATGGATTTTAACGGTCCTTTGGATGATGAACAGGTGCTTGAGATAGAGAGAAAAGTTAATGAAGTTATAGTCCGAAATCTTGATATAGAAATCTCATGGCCTTCAAAAGATGAGCTTGATAAGCTCCAGTACAGAAGTAAGAAAGAACTTGAAGGTGATGTAAGGATAGTCACGATCCCAGGAGTAGACGTGTGTGCCTGCTGTGCTCCCCATGTCAGAAAGACTGGAGAGATTGGATTTTTGAAGGTGCTAGGCCGTCAGAACTATAAAGGCGGTGTCAGGATCTTTATAGAATGCGGATTGAGAGCCTTAAAGACTCTTGGAAGGGAACATACGCTTATCCAGGATCTTGCCGGATCTTTGACAACTTCTATTGAGAATGTCCCCGGACAGGTATGCAAACTTAAAGACGAATTGTATGAAGTAAAAGGCAGTCTTCAAAAGGCTAAGGCAGAGCTTTTAAGTTATAAACTCAAGGAGATTCCTAAGAATCAAAAGAATGTCACGGTCTTTGTACAGGATATGGACAATAAGTCTATTCAGAATGCTATCAATGATCTTACAGTGTCTCATGCGGGTTTTTGCAGCTTTTTTGTCTTGACAGAGAATGGATATAGGTTTGTAAGCGGCATTGCAGACGGCGATGCCAGGAAGGTTGCGGCAGCTTTAAAACAGAGATTTGGTGCTAAAGGCGGTGGCTCTGACAAAATGGTTCAGGGAAGTATGCCCTATGCACCGGAGGATGAGATCAGAAAAATTATTGATGAAATAGAGGACTGA
- a CDS encoding CarD family transcriptional regulator translates to MLSIGDVAVYGNHGLCKVADTLVPSFLPKGSEKMYYQMISAIDSGGVLYVPMDGAEDKMREVISAEMAADLIDGLDDMSLTDLPVGKKAEAVISDICKKNEAEDMLSLIKTLYHIKAVRAAEGKKFASVDERYLGVAEKLFYSEIAYALDMEFEEAREKITGILAQLPLEADK, encoded by the coding sequence ATGCTTAGTATAGGAGATGTTGCAGTTTATGGAAATCATGGGTTGTGCAAGGTAGCAGACACACTTGTTCCATCATTCCTTCCTAAGGGAAGCGAGAAGATGTATTACCAGATGATTTCTGCTATTGACAGCGGTGGTGTTTTGTATGTTCCTATGGACGGCGCTGAGGACAAGATGCGTGAGGTTATTTCAGCAGAGATGGCTGCTGATCTTATTGACGGACTCGATGATATGAGCCTTACAGATCTTCCTGTTGGAAAGAAGGCTGAGGCTGTTATTTCAGATATTTGTAAGAAGAACGAGGCTGAAGATATGCTGAGTCTTATCAAGACTTTATACCATATCAAGGCTGTTCGTGCTGCAGAAGGCAAGAAGTTTGCTTCTGTAGATGAGAGATATCTGGGAGTTGCTGAGAAGCTTTTCTATTCTGAGATTGCATATGCACTTGATATGGAATTCGAAGAAGCTCGTGAGAAGATCACAGGTATTCTTGCACAGCTTCCTCTTGAAGCAGACAAGTAA